The sequence below is a genomic window from Thalassobaculum sp. OXR-137.
GCGTTGTAGCCGAAGGTGTTCGACTTCTGCTCGAGCAGCTTGCCGACCACGACGGAGCCGTCGGCACCGGCGTTCTCCGCGATCTGCCGGCACGGGGCCTGCAGGGCGCGGCGCACGATGTCGATGCCCATGCGCTGGTCGTCATTGGCATACTTCAGCTTGTCGAGGGCGCGGGTGCCGTACAGCAGCGCGGTGCCGCCGCCGGCGACGATGCCTTCCTGAACCGCGGCGCGGGTCGCGTGCATCGCGTCGTCGACACGATCCTTGCGCTCCTTCACCTCGATCTCGGTCGCACCGCCGACGCGCAGAACCGCAACGCCGCCGACCAGCTTCGCCAGACGCTCCTGGAGCTTCTCGCGGTCGTAGTCGGACGTGGTCTCCTCGACCTGCGCCTTGATCTGGGTGACGCGGGACTGGATGTCCTTCTTCTTGCCGGCGCCGTCGACGACCGTGGTCTCGTCCTTGGTCAGGGTCACGCTCTTGGCGGTGCCCAGCATCTTGATGTCGACGGTCTCCAGGTTGATCCCGACATCCTCGGACACCACGGTGCCGCCGGTCAGGACGGCGATGTCCTCCAGCATGGCCTTGCGGCGATCGCCGAAGCCCGGCGCCTTCACGGCCGCGACCTTCAGGCCGCCGCGCAGCTTGTTCACCACCAGGGTCGCCAGCGCCTCACCGTCGACATCCTCGGCGATGATCAGCAGCGGGCGGGACGAGCGGGCCACCTGCTCCAGCAGCGGCAACATCGGCTGCAGGCTGGACAGCTTCTTCTCGTGGATGAGGATCAGCGGGTTTTCCAGCTCGCAGACCATCTTGTCGGCATTGGTCACGAAATACGGCGAGAGATAGCCGCGGTCGAACTGCATGCCCTCGACCACGTCGAGTTCGGTGTGCAGGGACTTCGCTTCCTCGACGGTGATCACGCCTTCCTGGCCGACCTTGTCCATCGCCTCGGCCAGCAGCTTGCCCACATCGGCGTCGCCGTTGGCGGAGATCGTGCCGACCTGAGCGACTTCGCTCGACGACTTGATCTTCTTGGAGTTGCTCTCGACGTCCTTGATGACGGCGGCGACGGCGAGGTCGATGCCGCGCTTCAGGTCCATCGGGTTCAGGCCGGCGGCGACGGCGCGCACGCCCTCGCGGACGATGGCCTGGGCCAGCACGGTGGCGGTGGTGGTGCCGTCACCGGCGAGGTCGGAGGTCTTCGAGGCCACTTCGCGCACCATCTGCGCGCCCATGTTCTCGAACTTGTCCTTCAGCTCGATATCCTTGGCGACGGTCACGCCATCCTTGGTGATGCGCGGGGCGCCGAACGACTTGTCCAGCACCACGTTGCGGCCTTTCGGGCCGAGGGTCACCTTGACGGCGTTCGCCAGCGTATCGACGCCCTTGAGCAGGCGGTCGCGGGCATCGACGTTAAACTTGACGTCTTTGGCAGCCATTATGTTTCTCCTTAGATCGTTGCCGGATGGCGGCAGGGTCGGTCGTGGCGGTCAGCGGCCGATCAGCCGACGACACCCATGATGTCCGACTCCTTCATGATCAGCAGGTCCTTGCCGTCGATCTTGACCTCGGTGCCGGACCACTTGCCGTACAGCACGGTGTCGCCCTTCTTCACGTCCAGGGCGACGACCTTGCCGGACTCGTCCCGGGCGCCGGCGCCGACGGCGACGATCTTGCCCTGCATCGGCTTTTCCTTCGCCGTGTCGGGGATGATGATCCCACCGGCAGTCTTGGTGTCGCTCACCAGCGGCTCGACGACAACGCGGTCATGCAGCGGACGGAATTTCATGGGGCTTCCTCCATGGCTCGGCCAAAGAAAACGGCGGGCATTAGCACTCGCCGTGAATGAGTGCCAGGGGTATGGAGGTTTACCCTGTTTCTGTCAACCGGCTGGCCTCAGTTCAGGCGCTGAAACCGCTCTCCGAAGCGCTTTTCGGCCCGTGCGAGGGTGCTCGGGTCCAATCCGACGGTGATCGTCGAGCCGGTGTCGTCGTCGATCCGGTCGATGATGTCGCCATGGCTGTGCAGCCAGGCGGTGATCTCGCCGTCGGCGTAATCGACGTGCAGGGTCACCACCCGGTGGTTGGCCGACAGGAAGCCGTCGATCGCCTTGACCAGATCGGCGATCCCCTCGCCGGTGACCGCCGACACGCAGACCGTGTCGTTGAGCCGGGCGACCTCGTTGCGCAGGGTGATGCGGCGTTCCTCGGGCAGCCGGTCGATCTTGTTCAGCACGTCCAGCATGCGTCCCGGCCGGGTGGTCTCGTCGACCCCCAGATCCTCCAGCACCGCCAGCACGTCGTGCTTCTGGGCCTCGGTGTCCGGGTGCGAGATGTCGCGCACATGCAGCACCAGGTCCGCCTCGGTCACCTCCTCCAGGGTCGCGCGGAAGGCGGCGACCAGATGGGTCGGCAGGTCGGAGATGAAGCCGACCGTGTCGGACACGATCACCGTGCGCCCGCCCGGCAGGTCGATTCGCCGCATGGTCGGGTCGAGGGTGGCGAACAGCAGGTCCTGGGCCATCACCGAGGCGCCGGACAGCTTGTTGAACAGCGTCGACTTGCCGGCGTTGGTGTAGCCGACCAGGGCGACGATCGGGAACGGCACCCGGCGCCGCGCCTCGCGGTGCAGCTCGCGGGTCCGCTTCACCTCCTCCAGCTCGCGCTTGATGCGGGTGATGCGGTCGCCGATCAGACGGCGGTCGAGTTCGAGCTGGCGCTCGCCGGGGCCGCCGAGGAAGCCGGCACCGCCGCGCTGGCGCTCAAGGTGGGTCCAGGACCGCACCAGGCGGGAGCGCTGGAAGGTGAGCGAGGCGAGTTCGACCTGCAGCCGGCCTTCATGGGTGCGCGCCCGGGCGCCGAAGATCTCGAGGATGAGCTGGGTCCGGTCGATGACCTTGACGTTCAGCCCCTTCTCCAGGTTGCGCTGCTGCACCGGGGTGAGCGCGTGGTCGATGACCACGACCTCCACCTCCATCGCCTCGGCCAGCGCCTGGAAGCGCTCGATCTGGCCGCCGCCGAACAACGTGCTCGGGCGCGGCCGGTTGACGGTCAGCACCTCGCTGTGGACGGTCTCCAGGTCGATCGCGGCGGTCAGGCCGACGGCTTCCTCCAGACGTGCCTCCGGGTCGCGGACACCGGGGGTGTCCTCGTCCTTGGACGGCAGACGCGGATGCAGCACGATGGCGCGGATCTTACCCAAGCGGGGCTCCTTTTACGGGGACCCGACACGGTGCGTCCGCCCGGCGACGTGCCTGGGCCAAGACCGGCGATATGCCGGAGCGCATGGGAGTCCCCTCCAGCGCTCCAACATGTGGATGGCCGGGCCCCGGATCAAGTCCGAGCTGTCGGCGGAGGCAGTCTACCCCGAGACGGGGCATGCGGATCAGCTATCGCTGTCCTCGCCCGGCTCGAACAGGCTGACCGGGTGCTGCGGCATGATCGTCGACACCGCGTGCTTGTAGACCAGCTGGGAATGGGCGTCGCGGCGCAGCAGCAGGCAGAAATTGTCGAACCACGTGACAATGCCCTGGAGCTTCACGCCGTTCACGAGGAACACGGTGACGGGCGTCTTGTCCTTACGGATCTTGTTGAGAAAGACATCTTGGACGCTCTGGCTCTTTTCTGCGGCCATGGTTTTTTCCTTCGCTCCTCAATCGGCTCGCGCGCGCGGGTGGTGACACCACCTCTTTCGCAGATGCGAGATCAGATTGAAAGATATACCGCGAAATCGTTGCGACTCAACCGCGTAGCTCGCCAAGAAGCGCATAACAGTCAAAAAGCTGCACCGCGGGCGCACAATCGCTCAGATCCTCGGGGTGCGGATCCTCGGGATGCAGCAGAACCGGGACGCATCCGGCCGCATGAGCGGCCCGCAGATCGACCGCGCTGTCGCCGACGAACCACACGCTCGGCCCCGCCGTCACGCCGGTGCCGTCCAGCGCCATGTGGATCGGATCGGCCGCCGGCTTGTCCTTGGCCGCGTCGTGCGAGCCGAGGATCCGGTGAAAATACCTGTCCCAGCCGAGATGGGCCGTCTCCAGCCGCAGATAGGTGCCGGACTTGTTGCTGACCACGCCCATGGGGATGCCCTCGGCCGCCAGGGCGTCGAGCAGCTCGACAGCTCCCGGCAGAGGCCGCAGGGTCTCCAGGTGAATCGACGCGAAGCTCTCGTAGAACCGCTTGGAGGCGTCCTCCCAGCGCTCGCCGAACAGCTTGGGGAAGCTGTCGCGCATGGAGAGCTTGGCGTTCGCCCGAACCTGCGCCTCGTCCCAGGGGTCAAGGCCGTACTCGCTGAAGGTGGTGGACAGGGCGCGGGTGATGCCGCCCCAATTGTCCACCAGCGTGGAGTCCCAGTCGAACAGCACCGCGTCGGGACGCGGCAGTCGACTCACGCGGTGGCCCCTTCCCCGGCCGCGTACTCCATGTAGCTGTCGCGCAGGCCGCGCGACAGGGTGCCGGCCTTGCCGTTGCCGATCACCACATCGTCGATCTGGGTGACCGGGGTGACGAAGGCGGTGGCCGAGGACGCGAAGGCCTCGCGCGCCTTCTTGGCTTCCTCGACGGAGAACGCCCGCTCCACGTATTTCAGGCCCTGGCGCTCGGCCAGCTTGAGGATCGACAGCCGGGTGATGCCGTTCAGGATGTCGTGGGTCGCCGGCCGGGTCACCAGCTCGCCGTCCTGGGTGACGATCCAGGCGTTGCTCGACGTGCCCTCGGTGACGTTGCCGTCCTCGTCCACCTGCCAGGCCTCGAAGGCGCCGTTCTCGCGAGCCTGCTGCTTGCCCAGAATGTTAGGAAGAAGCGCTACCGACTTGATATCGCAGCGTTCCCAACGAATGTCCCTGATCGTGATGACCTTGACGCCGTTCTCGACCGTCTCCTGGCTCGGCATGGCGATCCGCTTGGCGGTCAGCACGATGCTCGGCTTGGCGTTCTTCGGGAACGGGTGGTCGCGCTTGGCCACGCCGCGGGTCACCTGCATGTAGACCAGCCCGTTGCGGATCCGGTTCAGGCGCACCAGCTCGCGCATGACCGAGCGCAGGGCGCCCCGGCTCATGGGATGGGCGATGCGCAGCTCGTCCAGCGAGCGGTCCAGGCGATCGAGATGCGGCATCTCGTCCACCATCACGCCGTTCTGCACGAGAACCACCTCGTAGACGCCGTCGGCGAACTGGTAGCCCCGGTCCTCGACATGGACCTCGGCATGGGAATGGGGAAGGAAACGGCCGTTCACATAGGCGATCCGGGACATGGGACCTCCGGCTGGGCGAGATGGGAGACAGGAAGGAAGTAAGGGATATCTAGAAGAAATCGAGACGGACGGCGAACAGTTTCTCGACTTTCTTCACCGCTTCATAGGTGGCAAAGACGACCACCCGGTCGCGGGCCTGCACCACCGTGTCGGCGCGCGGCACGATGACCTCCTCGCCGCGCACGATGGCGCCGACGATCACGCCGTTCGGCAGCTTGGCGTCCTTCAGCGGATGGCCGACCAGAACCGAGGTCTCCAGCGCCTCGGCCTCGATCACCTCGCCGAAATCCTCGCGCAGGGAATAGACGCTGCGGATCCGGCCGCGGCGGACGTGCTGCAAGATCGTGGAGACGGTGATGGCCCGCGGGTTCACCACGGCGTCGATGCCGAGCTGGGTGATCAGCGGCGCGTAGGTGGAGGCGTTGATCAGGGCGACGGTCCGCTTGCAGCCCGAGCGCTTGGCCAGCAGCGAGCTCAGGATGTTGACCTCGTCGTCGTTGGAGACGGCGACGAAGGTCTCGGTCTGGGAGATGTTGGCCTCTTCCAGGATCTCCGGGTCGAGCACGTCGCCGTTCAGCACCATGGTGCGCTGGAGCGACTGGGCCACCGAGCGGGCGCGGGCGCGGTTGAACTCGATCACCTTGGCGTTCACGCCGTGATGCTCGCGCTCGATCTCCTCGGCCAGGGTCAGGCCGATATTGCCGCCGCCGGCGATGATGACGCTGCGCGCCTCCGGCTCCTCGTGGCCGAAGCTGGCGAGCGCCCGGGAAAGGTGACGGCTGTCGCAGACGAAATAGACCTCGTCCCCCGGCAGCATCTGGTCCTCGGCCTTCGGCACGATCGCCTTGCCCTCGCGCAGGATGCCGACGATGACCACGGCGAGATCGGTGAACAGCGAGGTGAGCTGGCGCAGGGGTGTGTGGATGATCGGCGTGGTCTCGTCGCAGCGCACGCCGACCACCCGGACCTTGCCGTCGGCCATGGGGACCACGTCGAGCGCACCCGGCACCTGCAGGCGGCGGCCGATGGCGCGGGCCACCTCGCGCTCCGGCGAGATGATCACGTCGATCGGCATGTGCTCGCGCGAGAACAGATCGGCCCAGATCGGCAGCAGATAGTCCTGGTTGCGCACGCGGGCGATCTTGGTCGGCACGTTGAAGATCGAATGGCCGACCTGGCAGGCGACCATGTTGACCTCGTCGCTGTAGGTCACCGCGATCAGCATGTCGGCATCGCGCAGTCCGGCCTGCTCCAGCACGCTGGGATAGGAGGCGAAGCCGGCGATGGCGCGCACGTCGAGGGTGTCGCTGAGCTTCTGGATCAGCTCCGGCGACTGGTCGATCACGGTGACGTCGTTGTTCTCGCCGGCAAGGTGACGGGCGATGCTGGTGCCGACCTGACCGGCCCCGCAGATGACGACTTTCATCGAGCGATGACTTTCATGAGGAGGTCAGCCGGACTGACGGACGGGCTTTTCCGCCTGCTGCAGACCGAGTGACTTGAGCTTGCGGTGCAGAGCCGACCGCTCCATCCCGACGAAGGAGGCCGTGCGCGAGATGTTGCCGCCGAAGCGGTTCACCTGGGCCAGCAGATACTCGCGCTCAAAGGTCTCGCGGGCATCGCGCAGGCTGAGGCCCATGATCTCACTGCCCTTCTCCCAGCGCAGCGCCGCCGGCGTGGCGGAGCCAATCTCCGGCGGAAGCTGGTCGGCGCGGATCGGCTCGCGGGCGCCGCCGCCGGCCATGATCAGCATCCAGTCGACCACGTTGCGGAGCTGGCGCACGTTGCCCGGCCATTCGTAGGCCTGCAATGCCGCGACCGCGTCCTCGCCCAGCGGGCGGGCGGCCATGCCGCTGGCCTCGGCCGAGAGGACGACGAAATGCCGGGCGAGCATCGGCACGTCCTCGCGCCGCTCGCGCAGGGGCGGCACGCGGATCGGCACCACGTTCAGCCGGTAGAACAGGTCCTCGCGGAACCGGCCGGCGCTCATCTCCTGCTGAAGGTCGCGGTTGGTCGCGGCGATCACCCGCACGTCGACCTCGACCTCGGTGTCGCCGCCGACCCGGCGGAACGACTGTTCCTGGAGCACCCGCAGGATCTTGCCCTGGGTCTCCAACGGCATGTCGGCCACCTCGTCCAGCAGCAGCGTGCCCTTATGGGCCAGTTCCAGGGTGCCGATGGTGCGCGGCTCCGCCCCGCCCGGCTCGGTGCCGAACAGTTCCGTCTCCAGGCGGTCGGGGGTCAGCGTGGCGCAGTTCAGCACCACGAAGGGGCCGGTGGCGCGGCGCGAGCGCTCGTGGATGCGGCGGGCGACGATCTCCTTGCCGACACCGGCCGGGCCGGTGATCAGCACCCGGCTGCCGGTCGGGGCCACCTTCTCGATGGAGGCACGCACGGTGTTGATGCCGTTGGAGATGCCGACCAGGTCGCTGGCGGTGCCGCTGCGTTTCTTCAGGTCGTCGTTCTCGCGCCGCAGCCGGGCGGCCTCGATCGCGCGCTGCACCATGAACAGCAGCCGGTCCGCCTTGAACGGCTTCTCGATGAAGTCGTAGGCGCCCTTCTTGATGGCGGTGACCGCGGTCTCGATGGTGCCGTGGCCGCTGATCATGATCACCGGCAGGCCGGGATGGTCGCGCTGGATGGCGCTGAGAATGCCGAGCCCGTCGAGCTCGCTGTTCTGCAGCCAGATGTCGAGGATCACCAGGGAGGGCATGCGCCGGCGGATGACGTCGAGCGCTTCCGTCGAATTCGCCGCCTGGCGGGACTCGTAACCCTCGTCCTCGAGGATATCGCCGATCAGCATCCGGATATCGGCTTCGTCGTCGACGATCAGGATATCATTGGCCATGGTATGCCAGAGCCGGGTTTGTTTCGTTCAGGACCGTGGGCGGCGCCGAGAATACCAGACTAACCGCTGCGCCGCCTTCGGGTCGGTCGCGGAGTTCTATCGATCCGCCGTGATCTTCCATGATTTTCTTCACGATGGCCAGTCCAAGGCCCGTTCCCTTCTCGCGCGTGGTGACATAAGGCTCGGTCAGCCTGTCTCGCTCAGTGTCCGGCAAACCGCGGCCATTATCTGCGACAGTTGTCACAATCGCATCACCTCGTGGCTCGATTGTGACGAGGATGCTGCCCGGTGCCGCACCCTCGCCTTCCGCCTGCTGGCGCCCCTCGATGGCGTCCACCGCGTTCTGCAGAAGATTGGTCAGAGCCTGGCGGATCTGGCGCGAATCGCAGCGCAGGATCACCGGCCGGTCGCCGGTCTCGACGGTGACCTTCACCCCGGCCCGCGCCCCGCGCTGCAGGTCGGTCGCGGCGGTCACGATGTCGCGCAGGTCCTCGTCGCGCATCACCGGCGTCGGCATGCGGGCGAAGGAAGAGAACTCGTCCACCATACGGCCGATATCGCCGACCTGGCGCACGATGGTGTCGATCATCCGCGCGAAGGTCTCCGGATCGGACTCGATCTCCTTCAGGTATTTGCGGCGCAGGCGCTCGGCGGAGAGCTGAATCGGCGTGAGCGGGTTCTTGATCTCGTGGGCGATGCGCCGGGCGACATCGGCCCAGGCGGCCTTGCGCTGGGCCGACAGCAGCTCGGTCACATCGTCGAAGGTCAGCACGTAGCCGGAGATCACCCCGTCGGAGATCTCCGCGGTGACGCGGGCGTGGAAGATCCGGTGGTCGCCGTTCTCCAGGGTCATGGCGACCTGGTCGGTGGCCTCGCGCCACGGGCGCTGGGCCACCTCGGCGATCAGCGGATCGAATTCCGGCAGGGTCTCCGCGAAGGTGCTGCCGAGCCGCGTCTCCAGGTCGATGCCGAGCAGCCGGCTCGCCGCCCGGTTCGGCAGGTTGATCCGGCCGTCGTCGTCCAGGCCGACCACGCCGGAGGACACCCCGCCGAGCACCGCCTCGGTGAAGCGCCGGCGCTCGTCGAGCTGGGTGTTGGCGTCGACCAGTTCTTCATGTTGCGACTCAAGTTGAGCCGTCATCCTGTTGAACGCGCGCGTCAAACTGGCGATCTCGTCCAACCCGACACCGAGGGGCACCCGCACCGACAGGTCGCCGTGGCGCACCCGTTCCGCGCCGTCGATGAGCGAACTGACGGGGCGCACCAGCCGGTCGGCCAGCAACAGGCCGACCCAGATGGCGGCCAGCAGGATCAGCAGCGCCACCAGGGCGAAGACGATGGCGAAAGTGAGCTGGAAGTCCTGCCGCCTGCCCTCCAGCGCCTCGTATTGCGACACGGCGAGCTGGGTATCCTCGACCCGGGCGAGCAGGGCCGGATCGACGAAGCGGCCGACGAACAGGAAGGTGTCGACGATCTGGTTCAGGGCGACCAGCGCGCGCATCCGGTCGTCGTCCTCGGAGGTGATGATGACGACCTCGCCGCGCCGAGCGCGCTCCAGGTCGCTCTCCGGCACCGGCTCGAAATCGAAGGCGAAGGACAGGCCGGTTCGGGCATAGACCCGGCCGGCGCCGTCGAACACCACCGCCTCGGTCAGGTTGCGGACCGCCGCCTGGGCGGTGATGACCTGCTCGAACCGCCGGCTGTCGGACAGCAGGAACGGCGCTTCCCGGTTCAGGTCGTTGGCCATGGCCAGCACGTCGCCGCGGATGGTCTGGCGGTGCTCCTCCAGATAGGCCTCGGCCACCGCCGCCGACTGGGTGACGGCGGTCGATACCCGCTCGCTGAACCAGCCGCGCACCCCGAGATCGAAGAACACGGCGGAGAAGACCGAGACGATCAGCGTCGGCGTGACCGCGATCAGCGCGAACAGCAGCGCCAGCCGCAGATGCAGGCGCGCGCCGGCCAGCCCGCGCCGCCGCTCGACCCAGATGCGGATGAGCTGGCGCACCACGAGGGCGCCCAGGCCGAGCAGGAAGGCGATGTTCAGGTAGACGCAGAGCAGGACCAGGTCCGGCGCCGGCCCTTCCGGACCCGAGCGGGTGATGACGATGGCCGTGGCCGCACCGGACAGGATCGCCAGCACGCTGAAGGCGACCGCCAGCTTGCGTTCCAGGGCCACGCGGCGGGCCCATCGACGCAGCGCGTGCCACAGGGTCAGGCGCGGCGGTTCCGGCTGCCCCTCGGTGAAGGGGGCCTCGGTAAACGGGGATGTGCTGCTCATTATGCCGTCGCGGTGGTCCCACCGATCGTCGCGGGCCGGCACCGGCCGGCAGCGATCAAGGCTCGGATCGTACGCTCCGGATTACCGGAATGTCCAACTCCCGGATCTTTTTCCGCAGGGTATTGCGGTTCAGCCCGAGCAGCTCGGCAGCGCGAATCTGATTGCCGCGGGTCGCCCTCAGGCTCAGCGAGATCAGCGGCCGCTCCACCTCGCGCAGCACCCGCTCGTGCAGACCGGAGGCCGGCAGCTCGTCCTTATGGGCGTTGAAATAGGCCGACAGGTGCCGCTCGACCGCACCGGACAGGTTCTCGTCATCGACCGCCGGCACCGTCCCGTCGCCGTCGACCATCGGCGGCTCGGCCAGTTCGGCATCGATCGCCTCGGCGCCGATGGTCTCCTCCACGTAGAGGGCGGCGAGGCGCCGGCAGAGGTTTTCCAGCTCGCGCACGTTGCCCGGCCAGGAATAGGCCTGCAGCCGGGTGATCGCGCCGGCATCCAGATGCTTGCTCGGCAGTCCCTCCGCCGGCATCTGCGCCAGGAAATGGCGGGCCAGATCGGGCACGTCCTCGCGCCGCTCGCGCAGGGCCGGCAGGCGGATCGGCACCACGTTCAGGCGGTAGAACAGATCCTCGCGGAACAGACCCTGGCGGATGAGCTGGCGCAGGTCGCGGTGGGTGGCGGCGACGATCCGGACATTGGCCTGGATCGGCGTGCGCCCGCCGACGGTGGTGTATTCGCCCTCCTGCAGGACCCGCAGCAGCCGGGTCTGCGCCTCCAGCGGCATGTCGCCGATCTCGTCCAGGAACAGGGTGCCGCCCTGGGCCTGCTCGAACCGGCCGGTGGCGCGCACGGTGGCGCCGGTGAAGGCGCCCTTCTCGTGGCCGAACAGCTCCGACTCGATGAGCTCGCGCGGGATGGCGGCCATGTTGATGGCCACGAACGGACCTCCCGCGCGCTTGCCGTAATCGTGCAGGGCGCGGGCGACCAGCTCCTTGCCGGTGCCGCTCTCGCCGGTGATCATCACCGTCAGGTCGGTGCCCATCAGCCGGGCCAGGACCCGGTAGATCTCCTGCATGGCGGGCGAGCGGCCGATCAGCGGCAGGGTGTCCTCGCTGCGGCCGGCGACCTCGCGGACCTCGCCTTCCTGCTCCTTCACGCCGGGGGCCGGGGCGGCCAGCGCCTTGCCGACGGTGGCGACCAGCTCGTTGAGGTCGAAGGGCTTGGGCAGATACTCGAAGGCGCCGCGCTCGCTCGCCTTGACCGCCGTGAGCAGGGTGTTCTGGGCGCTCATGACGATGACCCGCAGATCCGGCCGGATCTTGCGGATGCGCGGCAGCAGGTCCAGGCCGTTATCGTCCGGCATGACCACGTCGGTGATCACCAGATCGCCTTCCCCGTCCTCGATCCAGCGCCACAGCCCGGCGGCGGTGCCGGTGCTGCGCACCGAATGCCCCAGCCGTGTCAGGGCATGACCGAGCACCGTACGGATCGCCCGGTCGTCGTCGGCGATCAGGATGGAAGCCGCCCGTTGGCTCATATGTTGGTGCTCCCACCGGTTTCGGTTCCCGGAACGCCCTGCTGATCGCGCCGGCGGCGCACGCGGCGCGGCTTGGGCGCATCGACGATCGGCAGGGTGAGGCGCAGGATCGTGCGGCGCGGCACCGAATCCACCTCGATCACGCCCCCATGGTCGGCCACCGCCTTGGCGACGAAGGCGAGGCCCAGGCCGGATCCGTTGGTCTTGGTCGTCACGAAGGGCTCGAACAGGTTGGCCTGAAGCTCCTCGGGAATGCCGGGGCCGTTGTCCTGCACGGTGACCTGCAGCGGCAGATGCACCCGCTCGCGCGAGCCGGCGACGGCCACCCGCATGCCGTGGCGGTAGCTGGTGGTCAGGGTGATCTCGCCCCCCTCCTCCGGCACCGCCTCGCTGGCGTTCTTGATCAGGTTGAGAAAGACCTGAACCAGCAGGTCGTGATTGCCGAGCACCGCCGGCAGCGACGGGTCATAGCGCTCGATGAAGGTCGCCTTGCGGCCGAAGCCGTTCTGGGCGACCCGGCGGCAGCGCTCCAGCACCTCGTGGATGTTGACGGCGGTGCGCTCGATCGGGCGTTCGTCGCTGAACACCTCCATGCGGTCGACCAGGGCGCAGATCCGGTCCGTCTCGTCGCAGATCAGCCGGGTGAGGATCTGCTCGTCCCCGTGCACCGACTGTTCGAGAAGCTGGGCCGCCCCGCGGATGCCGGACAGCGGGTTCTTCACCTCATGGGCGAGCATGGACGCCATGGCGCTGACCGACCGGGCGGCGCCGCGGTAGGAGAGCTGGCGGTGCATCTTCGACGCGATGGTGCGTTCCTGGAGGTTCACCGCGACCGCACCCGCTACTTCGGGGATCGGCGCGATCTGCACGTTCACCACGATCTGACCGATGCGCGGGGACTCGATCTCCAGGTCGTAGTCGCTCAGCCCCGACTGGGACGTGCGGGACTGGGCGATCATGCCGAGCAGCGGGCTGTCCTGGGGCACCCAGTCGGTCAGGCTGCGCCCGGCGGCGGCGGCCACGCTGGAGGCCAGAAGGTTCTCGGCGGCGATGTTCAGGGACAGCACGCAATTGTCGCCGTCGAGGACGATCACCGCCCAGGGCAGAGCGTTCAGTACCGTGTTGCCGTCCATGTAGGACGGGACACGATCCGGTCCCACCGTCGCCACTGCCGTCATGCAGCGATCCTCCCGCCGTTGTCGTCGTTTCCGGTAGCGCCGGCGTCGAGCTCGGCGAAGTAGCGGTCGATCTCCGCGAAGACGACCGCCGGGTCCGTGGTGTTGTTGACCCGCTGGCGGAACCCGGCGGAGCCCGCCAGGCCGTCTGTGTACCAGCCGATATGCTTGCGCGCGTTGCGGATGCCCGACTGCACGCCGTAATGGCTCAGCATCGCGTCCAGATGTTCGGCGAGGATCGCGCGGCGCTCCTGCACGTCCGGATCGGCGCGCGGCGTCTCGCCCGCCAAGGCGGCGGCCACCTGCGCCGGGAACCAGGGCCGGCCGTAGCAGCCGCGCCCGATCATCACGCCGTCGGCGCCGGATTCCTCCAGGCAGGCCCTGGCCGTCTCGATGGAGGTCACGTCGCCGTTGGCCACCACCGGAAGCGAAACGGTTTCGACGACCGCGCGGATGCCGGACCAGTCGGCGGTGCCGGTATACATTTGGCAGCGGGTGCGGCCGTGCACCGTGATCAGCCGGATGCCGGCGGCCTCGGCGATGCGGGCCA
It includes:
- a CDS encoding two-component system sensor histidine kinase NtrB, with protein sequence MTAVATVGPDRVPSYMDGNTVLNALPWAVIVLDGDNCVLSLNIAAENLLASSVAAAAGRSLTDWVPQDSPLLGMIAQSRTSQSGLSDYDLEIESPRIGQIVVNVQIAPIPEVAGAVAVNLQERTIASKMHRQLSYRGAARSVSAMASMLAHEVKNPLSGIRGAAQLLEQSVHGDEQILTRLICDETDRICALVDRMEVFSDERPIERTAVNIHEVLERCRRVAQNGFGRKATFIERYDPSLPAVLGNHDLLVQVFLNLIKNASEAVPEEGGEITLTTSYRHGMRVAVAGSRERVHLPLQVTVQDNGPGIPEELQANLFEPFVTTKTNGSGLGLAFVAKAVADHGGVIEVDSVPRRTILRLTLPIVDAPKPRRVRRRRDQQGVPGTETGGSTNI
- the dusB gene encoding tRNA dihydrouridine synthase DusB — translated: MCLRIGSHTLSAPVMVAPMSGVTDRPFRRLARRLGAPLVVTEMIASHAVLRDVLEETRKAEIDSEDTPAVVQIAGWEPEIMAEAARMMADRGADAIDINMGCPAKKVVNKYAGSALMRDELLAGRIMEAVVAAVDLPVTLKMRLGWDAENRNAPELARIAEAAGIRLITVHGRTRCQMYTGTADWSGIRAVVETVSLPVVANGDVTSIETARACLEESGADGVMIGRGCYGRPWFPAQVAAALAGETPRADPDVQERRAILAEHLDAMLSHYGVQSGIRNARKHIGWYTDGLAGSAGFRQRVNNTTDPAVVFAEIDRYFAELDAGATGNDDNGGRIAA